One Gordonia sp. SID5947 genomic region harbors:
- a CDS encoding sugar phosphate isomerase/epimerase family protein, with product MKVALDPTPFHHNHSLLELPRVVADLGYEYLQLTPHADMIPFFNHPKADDDLVAAFRKACADAGVGIASVLPVLRWSGPDEDAREAAVRYWKRAIQITIDLGVNVMNTEFSGRPEKPEESERAFYRSMEELVPIIEREGIDVRIDPHPDDFVEDGLAAIRMIRGINSKNFGLVYVACHSFHMGGNMAEIMTAAGDLLRLVHVADTMDHHASHGLRYITNPPGNAVRVHQHLKIGDGDVNWDEFFGTLGEIGFYDRDETIMVSSVFAENENAREVSRYQLATMTDYVEKYRG from the coding sequence ATGAAGGTCGCACTCGACCCCACCCCGTTCCACCACAACCACTCACTGCTCGAATTGCCACGCGTGGTGGCCGATCTCGGCTACGAGTACCTCCAACTGACGCCGCACGCCGACATGATCCCCTTCTTCAACCACCCCAAGGCCGACGACGATCTGGTCGCGGCGTTCCGGAAAGCGTGCGCGGATGCGGGCGTCGGGATCGCTTCGGTACTGCCGGTCTTGCGGTGGTCGGGTCCCGACGAGGACGCTCGTGAGGCCGCCGTCCGGTACTGGAAGAGGGCCATCCAGATCACCATCGATCTGGGCGTGAACGTGATGAACACCGAGTTCTCCGGGCGCCCGGAGAAGCCCGAGGAATCCGAACGCGCCTTCTATCGGTCGATGGAAGAACTCGTACCGATCATCGAGCGTGAGGGAATCGACGTTCGGATCGACCCGCACCCCGACGATTTCGTCGAGGACGGGCTCGCCGCGATCCGGATGATCCGCGGGATCAACTCCAAGAATTTCGGGTTGGTGTACGTGGCGTGCCACTCGTTCCACATGGGCGGGAACATGGCCGAGATCATGACCGCCGCCGGCGACCTGCTGCGGCTGGTCCACGTCGCCGACACCATGGATCACCATGCGTCCCACGGGCTTCGGTACATCACCAACCCTCCCGGCAACGCGGTCCGCGTCCACCAGCATCTGAAGATCGGCGACGGGGACGTGAACTGGGACGAATTCTTCGGCACCCTCGGCGAGATCGGTTTCTACGATCGCGACGAGACCATCATGGTGTCCAGCGTCTTCGCGGAGAACGAGAACGCGCGCGAGGTCTCGCGATACCAGTTGGCGACCATGACCGACTACGTCGAGAAGTACCGGGGCTGA
- a CDS encoding glycosyltransferase — translation MRIVQLANFYGARSGGLRTAIDRWGAGYVAGGHEVILVVPGIDDRTETLPTGVHRISVRAPRIPFSGGYRVAPARRVAGILDHLGPDALEVSDRLTLRGFGRWARRRNIHSTMVSHERLDRLLSMTMPHTLARALADEANRRTADSFDTVVCTTGFAAAEFDRIGATNIEHAPLGVDLDVFDPRHADPSVGARFADTATTLITHCGRLSPEKRADRSIAAIGRLHAARRKVHLVVAGDGPRRPALQRAARDLPVTFLGHVADRGQIAALLATTEISLAPGPHETFCLSALESLASGTPVVASTSSAVAGMVDASCGALAANSPAAFADAIEQVLALPRTERESAARRRASGYRWTDSVARMLAVHRGVRGYIGRDR, via the coding sequence GTGCGCATCGTCCAGCTCGCCAACTTCTACGGAGCCCGGTCTGGTGGACTGCGCACCGCGATCGATCGCTGGGGTGCCGGGTACGTCGCAGGCGGCCATGAGGTGATCCTGGTGGTCCCCGGGATCGACGACCGCACCGAGACCCTGCCCACCGGGGTCCACCGTATCTCGGTGCGCGCGCCGCGAATCCCGTTCTCGGGTGGCTACCGTGTCGCACCGGCGAGACGTGTGGCCGGCATCCTCGACCATCTCGGACCCGACGCGCTCGAGGTGTCGGACCGTCTGACCCTCCGCGGTTTCGGCCGCTGGGCGCGACGTCGAAACATCCACTCGACGATGGTGTCGCACGAACGGCTCGACCGACTTCTCTCGATGACCATGCCGCACACGTTGGCACGTGCACTCGCCGACGAGGCGAACCGCCGGACCGCCGACTCCTTCGACACCGTGGTGTGCACCACGGGCTTTGCGGCCGCCGAGTTCGACCGCATCGGCGCGACCAACATCGAACACGCTCCCCTCGGCGTCGACCTCGACGTCTTCGACCCGCGTCACGCCGACCCTTCGGTCGGTGCCCGATTCGCCGACACTGCGACCACGCTGATCACCCATTGTGGGCGGCTGTCGCCTGAGAAGCGCGCCGACCGCAGCATCGCGGCAATCGGACGATTACATGCCGCCCGGCGCAAGGTGCATCTCGTCGTCGCAGGCGACGGCCCCCGACGACCCGCTCTGCAGAGAGCCGCGCGAGACCTGCCGGTCACGTTCCTGGGACACGTCGCCGACCGCGGACAGATCGCCGCCCTGCTCGCCACCACCGAGATCTCCCTGGCGCCCGGCCCACATGAGACCTTCTGTCTCTCGGCCCTCGAGTCGCTGGCATCGGGGACACCCGTCGTCGCGTCCACGTCGTCGGCCGTGGCGGGGATGGTCGACGCGAGTTGCGGTGCGCTGGCGGCGAACTCGCCTGCCGCATTCGCCGATGCCATCGAGCAGGTGCTCGCGCTACCGCGGACGGAGCGGGAGTCGGCGGCACGCAGGCGCGCCTCCGGATACCGCTGGACCGACTCGGTCGCCCGGATGCTGGCCGTCCACCGGGGGGTGAGAGGGTACATCGGTCGCGACCGATGA
- a CDS encoding Gfo/Idh/MocA family oxidoreductase translates to MIRMALVGAGFIGSVHAENLTAHPSIEFVGVYDVDEVRSNELAARNHTRAIDPVEVFDRSAVDAVLIASSTDTHAAHLRRAAEAGLATLCEKPIDLDLGDALDVVGTVASGGCPAMVDFNRRFDRDYAELHRAVHAGEIGNVELIQMTTRGPALPPLDYIAVSGGQMRDQTVHFFDLARWITGEDPESVFAAGSVFTDPRMTELGDVDTSVVILRMPSGALVQIDSARRTGYGYDERIEVLGSDGMIEAGRQRVGAVTRYRAGNLVTDGMHPGWFERVAPTYRTALDHFVAAIEDGTSIGPTLPEALKAQAIAEAAASSLRSGELETITYPAFAATS, encoded by the coding sequence ATGATCCGCATGGCGTTGGTCGGCGCAGGCTTCATCGGCTCGGTTCACGCCGAGAACCTCACCGCCCATCCCAGCATCGAGTTCGTCGGCGTATACGACGTCGACGAGGTTCGATCGAACGAACTCGCGGCCCGTAACCACACTCGCGCAATCGATCCCGTCGAGGTGTTCGACCGGTCCGCGGTGGACGCGGTGTTGATCGCGTCGTCGACCGACACCCATGCCGCACATCTGCGACGCGCAGCGGAAGCCGGACTCGCGACGCTCTGCGAAAAGCCCATCGACCTGGATCTCGGCGATGCCCTCGATGTCGTCGGCACCGTGGCGTCCGGTGGGTGCCCGGCGATGGTCGATTTCAACCGGCGCTTCGACCGCGATTACGCAGAACTCCATCGGGCGGTTCACGCGGGCGAGATCGGCAACGTCGAGCTGATCCAGATGACCACCCGCGGTCCAGCCCTGCCGCCACTCGACTACATCGCCGTCTCCGGTGGCCAGATGCGCGACCAGACCGTGCATTTCTTCGATCTCGCCCGCTGGATCACCGGCGAGGATCCCGAGTCCGTGTTCGCCGCGGGGTCGGTGTTCACCGATCCCCGCATGACCGAGCTCGGGGATGTGGACACCTCGGTGGTGATCCTCCGGATGCCCAGCGGCGCACTCGTCCAGATCGACAGCGCACGGCGCACCGGTTACGGGTACGACGAGCGCATCGAAGTCCTGGGCTCCGACGGGATGATCGAGGCGGGCCGGCAACGCGTCGGTGCGGTCACGCGTTACCGCGCCGGGAATCTCGTCACCGACGGCATGCACCCCGGATGGTTCGAACGGGTCGCGCCGACCTACCGAACCGCGCTCGATCATTTCGTCGCCGCAATCGAGGACGGAACGTCGATCGGACCCACACTCCCCGAAGCTCTCAAAGCCCAGGCGATCGCCGAAGCGGCCGCCAGTTCTCTGCGATCGGGCGAACTCGAGACCATCACCTATCCGGCGTTCGCCGCCACCAGCTGA
- a CDS encoding organic hydroperoxide resistance protein encodes MKAIYTAEALATGDGRNGHARSSDGKLDFDLDMPKELGGSGVGTNPEQLFAAGYAACFHSALRLVAGQADADVTDSAVGARVSLGSTDSGGFGLAVELEVSLPSVDDATAKSLVEKAHEVCPYSNATRGNIDVTLSLADD; translated from the coding sequence ATGAAGGCCATCTATACGGCAGAGGCTCTCGCGACCGGCGACGGGCGCAACGGGCATGCCCGATCATCCGACGGCAAGCTCGATTTCGACCTCGACATGCCCAAGGAACTCGGCGGCTCCGGCGTCGGCACCAATCCCGAGCAGTTGTTCGCGGCAGGCTATGCCGCCTGTTTCCACAGCGCCCTGCGCCTGGTGGCCGGTCAGGCCGACGCAGATGTGACCGACTCCGCGGTCGGCGCACGGGTTTCGCTCGGCTCCACCGATTCGGGCGGTTTCGGCCTCGCGGTCGAGCTCGAGGTCTCGCTCCCGTCGGTCGATGACGCCACGGCGAAGTCCCTCGTCGAAAAGGCTCACGAGGTGTGCCCATACTCCAACGCGACGCGCGGCAACATCGACGTCACCCTCTCCCTCGCCGATGACTGA
- a CDS encoding sugar phosphate isomerase/epimerase: protein MSNIIVGSAPDSWGIWFPDDPKQTPYPRFLDEVAASGYQWIELGPYGYLPTDPAQLLDELGERGLKLSAGTVFEHLHRDDSWDAVWSQIEDVAKLTAAVGGKHVVVIPEMWRDPATGEVLEDRTLTDDQWSAKTGGMNELGRAMFEKYGVRAQYHPHADSHVDTEENIYRFLENTDAEFVNLCLDTGHVSYCGGDNLAIIDKHPERIGYLHLKQVDEAVRAKVAADDLPFGEAVRLGAMTEPPRGIPDMPPLLDAVADLDIDIFAIVEQDMYPCAPDAPLPIAQRTQKYLGSCGVPAVRFR, encoded by the coding sequence ATGAGCAACATCATCGTCGGCTCCGCACCCGACTCCTGGGGCATCTGGTTCCCGGATGATCCCAAGCAGACTCCGTACCCTCGATTTCTCGACGAGGTCGCCGCATCCGGTTACCAATGGATCGAACTCGGTCCGTACGGATATCTCCCCACAGATCCGGCCCAGCTCCTCGACGAGCTGGGCGAACGGGGCCTGAAGCTCTCTGCGGGCACGGTGTTCGAACATCTGCATCGAGACGATTCCTGGGACGCCGTGTGGTCCCAGATCGAGGACGTCGCCAAGCTCACCGCGGCGGTCGGCGGCAAGCACGTGGTCGTGATCCCGGAGATGTGGCGCGACCCCGCGACCGGCGAGGTCCTCGAGGACCGCACTCTGACCGACGATCAGTGGTCGGCCAAGACCGGTGGTATGAACGAACTCGGTCGGGCCATGTTCGAGAAGTACGGCGTGCGTGCGCAATACCACCCGCACGCGGACAGTCATGTCGACACCGAGGAGAACATCTATCGCTTCCTCGAGAACACCGATGCCGAGTTCGTCAACCTCTGCCTCGACACCGGACACGTGAGTTATTGCGGCGGAGACAATCTCGCGATCATCGACAAGCATCCCGAACGAATCGGCTACCTGCACCTCAAACAGGTCGATGAGGCCGTCCGCGCCAAGGTGGCCGCCGACGACCTCCCATTCGGCGAGGCCGTCCGCCTCGGTGCGATGACCGAGCCTCCACGAGGCATCCCGGACATGCCGCCCCTGCTCGACGCCGTCGCGGATCTCGACATCGACATCTTCGCGATCGTCGAACAGGACATGTACCCGTGTGCCCCCGACGCCCCGCTCCCCATCGCGCAGCGCACCCAGAAGTACCTGGGGTCGTGCGGCGTGCCCGCCGTACGTTTCCGCTGA
- a CDS encoding DUF3817 domain-containing protein, whose product MTETTSTTTGTPVEKVRPALLRYRILAWITGLWLLLLVAELILKYGFGVDALDFVPIVHGWVYFVYLIVTIDLAIKVRWPLGKIIVTAIAGTIPFLSFYVEHIRTKEVKAQYHL is encoded by the coding sequence GTGACCGAAACAACCAGCACAACCACCGGCACACCCGTGGAAAAGGTTCGCCCAGCGTTGCTGCGCTACCGGATCCTCGCCTGGATCACGGGCCTGTGGTTGCTCCTGCTGGTCGCCGAGCTGATCCTCAAGTACGGATTCGGCGTCGACGCACTCGACTTCGTGCCGATCGTGCACGGCTGGGTCTACTTCGTCTACCTGATCGTCACGATCGACCTGGCCATCAAGGTGCGCTGGCCGCTCGGCAAGATCATCGTCACGGCGATCGCGGGCACCATCCCATTCCTCTCGTTCTACGTCGAGCACATCCGCACCAAGGAAGTGAAGGCGCAGTACCACCTCTGA
- the rph gene encoding ribonuclease PH: protein MTTRADGRADDELRPITFTRGFTSHPAGSVLVEFGQTRVMCTASVTEGVPPWRRGSGLGWLTAEYAMLPSSTHERSRRESVKGKVGGRTHEISRLVGRSLRACIDLAALGENTIAIDCDVLQADGGTRTAAITGAYVALADAVTWLGSAGRLSDPQPLSCMIAAVSVGVVDGRVRLDLPYEEDSRAEVDMNVVATDAGTLVEVQGTGEGATFPRATLDKLLDVAMLGTEQLFAAQREVLAEPYPGELPSSR from the coding sequence GTGACGACACGAGCTGACGGCAGGGCCGACGACGAACTGCGACCGATCACCTTCACCCGCGGATTCACGAGCCACCCGGCGGGCTCCGTGCTCGTCGAGTTCGGCCAGACCCGGGTGATGTGCACGGCGAGCGTGACCGAAGGTGTGCCCCCGTGGCGTCGCGGTTCGGGACTGGGCTGGCTCACCGCCGAGTACGCGATGTTGCCGTCGTCGACGCACGAACGCTCTCGGCGCGAATCGGTGAAGGGCAAGGTCGGTGGCCGCACCCACGAGATCAGCCGTCTCGTCGGACGGTCGCTGCGCGCGTGCATCGATTTGGCGGCGCTGGGTGAGAACACCATCGCGATCGATTGTGACGTCCTTCAGGCGGATGGCGGGACTCGGACGGCAGCGATCACCGGCGCCTATGTGGCACTCGCCGACGCCGTGACCTGGCTCGGTTCGGCAGGACGGCTCAGTGATCCGCAGCCGCTGTCGTGCATGATCGCGGCGGTCAGCGTCGGCGTCGTGGACGGTCGTGTCCGGCTCGACCTTCCGTACGAGGAGGATTCGCGCGCCGAGGTCGACATGAACGTGGTCGCCACCGACGCAGGCACGCTGGTGGAGGTGCAGGGGACCGGCGAGGGCGCGACCTTCCCGCGCGCCACGCTGGACAAACTACTCGATGTGGCGATGCTGGGAACCGAGCAGCTCTTCGCTGCCCAACGGGAGGTGCTGGCAGAGCCGTACCCGGGCGAGCTGCCCTCGTCGCGATGA
- a CDS encoding non-canonical purine NTP pyrophosphatase: MTTVLVASRNAKKLAELRRVLDAAGITGIDVVGLDAVPAYPEEPETGATFEENALIKAVSGARATGFACLADDSGLAVDALNGMPGVLSARWCGRHGDDQANNDLLLAQIHDVPDDRRGAAFVSACALVEPSGRETVTRGEWRGTMLRAPRGANGFGYDPLFVPDDEPARGRSSAELSGAEKDALSHRGKALGQLVPALRDLAAR, from the coding sequence ATGACGACTGTCCTCGTCGCCAGCCGCAATGCCAAGAAGTTGGCCGAGTTGCGCCGAGTACTCGATGCCGCCGGGATCACCGGCATCGACGTGGTCGGTCTGGACGCGGTGCCGGCGTACCCGGAAGAACCGGAAACCGGGGCAACGTTCGAGGAGAACGCGTTGATCAAGGCGGTATCCGGTGCGCGGGCAACCGGATTCGCCTGTCTCGCCGATGATTCCGGTCTGGCCGTGGATGCCTTGAACGGGATGCCGGGAGTGCTCTCGGCGCGCTGGTGCGGCCGGCACGGCGACGACCAGGCCAACAACGACCTCTTGCTGGCACAGATCCACGATGTTCCCGACGATCGACGTGGCGCGGCTTTCGTATCCGCCTGCGCGCTGGTGGAACCGTCGGGCCGGGAGACCGTGACGCGTGGCGAATGGCGCGGCACCATGCTCCGCGCGCCGCGCGGGGCCAACGGCTTCGGCTATGACCCGCTCTTCGTCCCAGATGACGAACCGGCGCGGGGTCGTTCATCGGCCGAACTGTCCGGGGCGGAGAAGGATGCGCTCAGTCACCGTGGCAAGGCGCTGGGCCAACTGGTCCCCGCGTTACGGGACCTCGCCGCGCGCTGA
- a CDS encoding LacI family DNA-binding transcriptional regulator: MSVDEASPEGAPASVRGRRAATIRDVAAHAGVSKSVVSRVLRDEPNVSDERRERVRAAMTELGYRPNSIARGLSEARSGTVGVVINDLRNPWYVSLIEGLATTFDAVDVAPILVDSRLDHRVGRDTVGTLLSRQVDGLVVVGTTEARVDVERAAQSIPVVLAGTLEPDLPTVDISVDDDLVGARLATEHLLALGHRRIAHIQGPGLVGTLRRQGFEQTIAESGAAPDAVALEYGGMTEEGGHAAAARLLDSASPPTAIFGFNDMTCLGAMSAADDRGISVPADLSLIGYDNTQLAGLRHISLTSVDNGNFTVGTQAAKFLIQRMDRLDSPQRIYRHTPGVVVRRTTAAPR; encoded by the coding sequence GTGAGTGTTGACGAAGCGAGTCCCGAGGGCGCGCCGGCCTCGGTCCGTGGGCGACGAGCTGCGACGATTCGCGACGTCGCCGCGCATGCGGGGGTGTCGAAGTCCGTCGTCTCACGCGTGCTGCGCGACGAACCCAACGTCAGTGACGAACGCCGGGAGCGTGTGCGCGCGGCCATGACCGAGCTCGGCTATCGACCGAACTCGATCGCGCGAGGGCTGTCGGAGGCGCGCAGCGGCACCGTCGGTGTGGTCATCAACGATCTGCGGAATCCGTGGTATGTCAGTCTGATCGAGGGTCTGGCGACGACCTTCGACGCGGTGGATGTTGCGCCCATCCTGGTGGACAGTCGGCTCGATCATCGGGTCGGCCGCGACACCGTCGGCACGTTGCTCTCACGACAGGTCGACGGTCTCGTGGTGGTCGGTACGACGGAAGCGCGGGTCGACGTCGAGCGCGCGGCGCAGTCGATCCCGGTGGTGCTCGCCGGCACTCTCGAGCCCGACCTTCCGACCGTGGACATCTCGGTCGACGACGACCTCGTCGGTGCCCGCCTGGCCACGGAACACCTTCTCGCACTGGGGCATCGCCGCATCGCGCACATCCAGGGCCCCGGCCTCGTCGGCACGCTTCGTCGTCAGGGGTTCGAGCAGACCATCGCCGAATCGGGCGCGGCGCCCGACGCTGTGGCGCTCGAGTACGGCGGCATGACCGAGGAGGGTGGTCATGCCGCTGCGGCCCGCCTGCTCGACTCGGCGTCACCACCCACCGCGATCTTCGGCTTCAACGACATGACCTGCCTTGGCGCCATGTCGGCCGCCGATGATCGTGGGATCTCGGTGCCCGCGGACCTGTCGCTCATCGGCTACGACAACACGCAGTTGGCGGGCCTGCGGCACATCTCGCTGACCTCCGTCGACAACGGCAATTTCACTGTCGGTACGCAGGCGGCGAAGTTCCTCATCCAGCGCATGGACCGCCTGGATTCTCCGCAGCGCATCTACCGCCATACGCCCGGCGTCGTGGTTCGACGTACGACAGCAGCGCCCCGGTGA
- a CDS encoding Gfo/Idh/MocA family oxidoreductase gives MHARLPVPRTLDPSTAPALRWGVMGPGWIARRFVGALHKHTGQRVTAVASRSADRADEFARRMEIPTAYAGYHALLDDPGVDIVYISTPHPQHHRCALDAIAAGKHVLVEKPVGINAAQAREIFAAAHAADVFAGEAMWTRFLPKFDVIRQILDDGLLGAVCALVADHGEYFTTDHRIYDPALAGGPLLDLGTYPVAFAQWVLGEAHTVSAIGRPADAHVNGQISATLGHAGGESLLSTTILADTPTTAFVAGEDAYLDLPGPFYQPGPFRFVPRGGEPLVHEEEPTSHLDGLHFSAADAARRIAAGAVDSAVHPSTDVIATLTAMDRIRAQIGIVFEGE, from the coding sequence GTGCACGCACGGCTGCCGGTCCCGCGCACCCTCGATCCGTCGACGGCACCCGCCCTGCGCTGGGGGGTCATGGGGCCGGGCTGGATCGCGCGGCGCTTCGTCGGCGCGCTGCACAAGCACACCGGTCAGCGGGTCACCGCAGTCGCCTCACGATCCGCCGATCGTGCCGACGAGTTCGCCAGGCGCATGGAGATCCCCACCGCGTACGCCGGCTACCACGCGCTCCTCGATGACCCCGGCGTCGACATCGTCTACATCAGCACGCCCCATCCACAGCACCACCGGTGCGCGCTGGATGCGATCGCGGCGGGCAAGCACGTCCTGGTCGAGAAGCCGGTCGGGATCAACGCCGCCCAGGCGCGCGAGATCTTCGCGGCGGCGCACGCGGCGGACGTCTTCGCGGGCGAGGCCATGTGGACGAGGTTCTTACCGAAGTTCGACGTGATCCGCCAGATTCTCGACGACGGACTGCTCGGTGCCGTGTGCGCCCTCGTCGCCGACCACGGCGAGTATTTCACCACCGATCACCGGATCTACGATCCAGCACTCGCGGGCGGCCCGCTGCTGGACCTCGGCACCTATCCGGTGGCGTTTGCCCAGTGGGTGCTCGGTGAGGCCCACACCGTGTCGGCGATCGGTCGGCCCGCCGACGCTCACGTCAACGGCCAGATCTCGGCCACCCTGGGTCACGCAGGCGGCGAATCCCTGCTGTCCACGACCATCCTGGCCGACACTCCGACCACCGCCTTCGTCGCAGGCGAAGACGCATATCTGGATCTCCCCGGGCCGTTCTATCAGCCCGGACCGTTCCGTTTCGTCCCACGCGGCGGCGAACCACTCGTCCACGAGGAGGAGCCGACGTCCCATCTGGACGGGCTGCATTTCTCGGCAGCGGATGCGGCCCGACGTATCGCCGCCGGGGCTGTCGACTCCGCCGTTCATCCGTCCACCGACGTGATCGCGACCCTCACCGCGATGGACCGGATCCGAGCCCAGATCGGGATCGTCTTCGAAGGAGAGTGA
- a CDS encoding transcriptional regulator, whose translation MESGSTTPRRRHRPALIVLVIVAALACLMLAWWQWSRYESASGTAQNLGYALQWPAFAVAVIWAYRRFVVLESDPEEKAKIAPGAKGATEIPAGLLPERPTTPSASSFSSAPSDHDDSTLAEYNAYLTELGRSDESPTSSEEHRR comes from the coding sequence ATGGAATCGGGCTCCACCACACCCAGGCGTCGGCACCGACCGGCACTCATCGTCCTGGTGATCGTCGCGGCGCTGGCGTGTCTGATGCTGGCATGGTGGCAGTGGAGCAGGTACGAGTCCGCGTCCGGCACCGCCCAGAATCTGGGATACGCCCTGCAGTGGCCCGCGTTCGCCGTGGCCGTCATCTGGGCCTACCGGCGGTTCGTCGTCCTCGAGAGTGATCCCGAGGAGAAGGCCAAGATCGCTCCCGGCGCCAAAGGCGCGACCGAGATCCCCGCCGGTCTGCTACCCGAGCGACCCACCACGCCGAGCGCGTCGTCGTTCTCGTCTGCGCCGTCGGACCACGATGACTCGACGCTGGCCGAGTACAACGCCTACCTGACCGAACTCGGTCGGTCGGACGAATCTCCAACGAGCAGTGAGGAACATCGCAGGTGA
- a CDS encoding methyltransferase: MSAAQPLFDMAVTDALGADLRAAGYHTDGVSGLLGEEANEALGRGIWWPAHYATRRAQADSSRLATVIRLFLLGSDESETAVAQAFPAAGVDALIANGVLARIGAGEIRATLDIRPHADDVREYLVVSDQDAVMRSGPVDREHVLGIGGASVSLARAVIRTPVHRALDIGTGCGIQALHLGTHCDEIVATDTNERALALAGATARLNGMRWDLRSGSLFEPVAGERFDLIVSNPPFVVGAGGQDYIYRDSGMIGDALCADLIRQVPDHLNPGGTAQILANWIVPADTDWRDRVRGWLDGTGLDAWVVQRELADPISYISLWLSDAGESSDTVAERGARWLDWFAESGIAGIGMGLITMRRRTDGDVGEPDLVVEEITGAGEEVTGSEAQAFLARRHYLRTTSDAHLLGARLSTAPIFLEEQALPGEEGWQQISAAVRRPGGPGAVLGVDEVSRALLAGCRGEVPLGTLVDLLAGFHGVDEGALAEAALPVVREAIERGILFEAT, from the coding sequence ATGAGCGCGGCTCAACCGCTGTTCGACATGGCGGTGACCGACGCACTCGGCGCCGACCTGCGGGCGGCCGGCTATCACACCGACGGTGTTTCCGGACTACTGGGGGAGGAGGCGAACGAGGCGCTCGGCCGTGGGATCTGGTGGCCGGCCCATTATGCCACCCGCCGGGCCCAGGCGGATTCGTCCCGGCTCGCCACCGTGATCCGGCTCTTCCTGCTTGGCTCCGACGAGTCGGAAACGGCTGTCGCACAGGCATTTCCTGCCGCCGGGGTGGACGCGCTGATCGCCAACGGCGTGCTGGCCCGGATCGGCGCCGGGGAGATCCGGGCGACGCTCGACATCCGGCCGCACGCCGACGACGTCCGTGAGTATCTGGTCGTCTCGGATCAGGACGCGGTGATGCGCTCAGGCCCGGTCGACCGCGAACACGTCCTCGGCATCGGGGGCGCGTCGGTGTCGTTGGCGCGGGCGGTGATCCGCACACCGGTGCATCGGGCGCTCGACATCGGGACCGGTTGCGGCATCCAAGCGTTGCATCTCGGTACCCATTGCGACGAGATCGTGGCCACGGACACCAACGAGCGGGCCCTCGCGCTCGCCGGTGCCACCGCACGACTCAACGGGATGCGGTGGGATCTGCGGTCCGGTAGCTTGTTCGAGCCGGTCGCCGGCGAACGGTTCGACCTGATCGTCTCGAACCCGCCGTTCGTGGTCGGGGCCGGCGGCCAGGATTACATCTATCGGGATTCGGGCATGATCGGGGACGCGCTGTGCGCCGACCTGATCAGGCAGGTCCCTGATCACCTGAATCCGGGTGGGACGGCCCAGATCCTGGCCAACTGGATTGTTCCGGCCGATACCGACTGGCGAGACCGGGTGCGCGGCTGGCTGGACGGAACAGGTCTCGACGCCTGGGTGGTCCAACGCGAGCTGGCCGACCCGATCAGTTACATCTCCCTCTGGCTCTCGGATGCGGGAGAGTCCTCCGACACCGTGGCCGAGCGCGGCGCGCGGTGGCTCGACTGGTTTGCCGAATCCGGGATCGCCGGCATCGGCATGGGGCTCATCACGATGCGCCGGCGGACCGACGGTGACGTCGGGGAGCCGGATCTGGTCGTCGAGGAGATCACCGGGGCGGGGGAGGAGGTGACGGGATCGGAGGCCCAGGCGTTCCTCGCCCGCCGTCACTATCTCAGGACCACCTCGGATGCCCATCTGCTCGGTGCCCGGTTGTCCACCGCGCCGATCTTTCTCGAGGAACAGGCGCTGCCGGGAGAGGAAGGCTGGCAACAGATCTCGGCGGCAGTGCGGAGGCCTGGTGGTCCGGGCGCCGTGCTGGGGGTGGATGAGGTGTCGCGTGCGTTGCTCGCGGGATGTCGCGGGGAGGTGCCGCTGGGCACGCTCGTCGACCTCCTCGCCGGATTCCACGGCGTCGATGAGGGGGCGCTCGCCGAGGCCGCGCTCCCGGTCGTGCGGGAAGCGATCGAGAGGGGCATCCTCTTCGAGGCGACCTGA
- a CDS encoding MarR family transcriptional regulator, with translation MTSVRLDDQLCFALYTASRAVIAAQRPGLRELGLTYPQYLAMLVLWEEDEISVSRLCRRLQLDSGTVSPLVRRLETLGFVTRRRSDDDERSVTVALTPEGVALGGRADCVYDSLASAIADAAAEGSDAEGTGADPASLIALRTTLHELTDELRRHLDAPASPKGSEE, from the coding sequence GTGACCTCAGTTCGACTCGACGACCAGCTCTGCTTCGCGCTGTACACGGCATCGCGTGCGGTCATCGCGGCGCAGCGCCCAGGCCTACGCGAACTCGGGCTCACATATCCGCAGTACCTCGCGATGCTGGTGCTGTGGGAAGAAGATGAGATTTCGGTCAGCCGACTGTGTCGTCGGCTCCAGCTCGACTCCGGGACGGTGTCACCACTGGTGCGGCGGCTCGAGACACTCGGCTTCGTCACCCGCCGCAGGTCAGACGACGACGAGCGGTCGGTCACCGTGGCCCTCACCCCCGAGGGTGTCGCGCTGGGCGGCCGGGCGGATTGTGTCTACGACTCCCTCGCCTCGGCGATCGCCGATGCCGCCGCGGAGGGTTCCGATGCGGAAGGCACCGGCGCCGACCCCGCGTCGCTCATCGCACTTCGCACCACCCTGCACGAACTCACCGACGAGTTGCGCCGACACCTCGACGCGCCCGCATCACCGAAAGGATCCGAAGAATGA